A section of the Candidatus Desulfarcum epimagneticum genome encodes:
- the rho gene encoding transcription termination factor (Evidence 2a : Function from experimental evidences in other organisms; PubMedId : 10230401, 14712716, 14970217, 1716628, 1722555, 2423505, 2461932, 6304634, 7689228, 7828920, 9008362, 9298646, 9586995, 9587002; Product type f : factor) translates to MQVSAAIFSNTKDVSAGFTGGKMLEKHLRPSSGAFEAINQRSLYFIMNITELKNKKIKELTQLANQLNIEGSSGMKKQDLIFALLQAQIEKNGLIFGEGTLEILPDGFGFLRSPSYNYLPGPDDIYVSPSQIRRFNLKKGDIVSGQVRQPKESEKYFALLKINAINFEDPEIARDKILFDNLTPLYPEEKITLEHDPENYSTRIMDLLAPIGFGQRGLIVSPPRSGKTMLLQFIANSISKNHKDICLFVLLIDERPEEVTDMQRSVKGEVISSTFDEPAERHVQVAKMVIEKAKRLVEHKKDVVILLDSITRLARAYNSITPASGKILSGGVDSNALQKPKRFFGAARNIEEGGSLTIIATALVDTGSRMDEVIFEEFKGTGNMELQLDRRLADKRMFPAIDIKKSGTRKEELLLPENVLARVWLLRKVLSPLNPSDSLEFLLAKMTGTPDNQSFMDSMNS, encoded by the coding sequence ATGCAAGTCAGCGCCGCGATTTTTTCAAATACAAAGGATGTGAGCGCCGGTTTCACCGGCGGGAAAATGTTGGAAAAACATTTGCGCCCGTCGTCCGGCGCCTTTGAGGCAATCAATCAACGGAGTCTTTATTTTATCATGAACATCACAGAGTTAAAGAACAAAAAAATTAAGGAATTGACCCAGCTCGCCAATCAGCTCAACATCGAGGGCTCTTCGGGAATGAAGAAGCAGGACCTCATTTTCGCCCTGCTCCAGGCCCAGATCGAAAAAAACGGCCTGATCTTCGGGGAGGGCACCCTGGAGATCCTGCCCGACGGGTTCGGCTTTCTGCGCTCCCCTTCCTACAACTACCTGCCCGGCCCCGACGACATCTACGTCTCCCCCTCCCAGATCCGCCGATTCAACCTGAAAAAGGGGGACATCGTCTCCGGACAGGTCCGGCAGCCCAAGGAGTCGGAAAAATATTTCGCCCTGCTTAAAATCAACGCCATCAATTTTGAAGACCCTGAGATCGCCCGGGACAAAATCCTTTTTGACAACCTGACTCCGCTTTACCCTGAGGAGAAAATCACCCTGGAGCACGACCCCGAGAACTACTCCACCCGCATCATGGATCTGCTCGCCCCCATCGGCTTCGGCCAGAGGGGCCTGATTGTCTCGCCTCCCCGGTCCGGAAAAACCATGCTTTTGCAGTTCATCGCCAACAGCATCAGCAAAAATCACAAAGACATCTGCCTTTTCGTTCTGCTCATCGACGAGCGGCCCGAAGAGGTGACGGACATGCAGCGGTCGGTGAAAGGAGAGGTCATCAGCTCCACCTTCGACGAGCCCGCCGAGCGCCATGTCCAGGTGGCCAAAATGGTCATTGAAAAAGCCAAGCGCCTGGTGGAGCATAAAAAGGACGTGGTGATTCTTCTGGACAGCATCACCCGGCTGGCCCGGGCCTACAACTCCATCACCCCGGCCAGCGGAAAAATTCTGTCCGGCGGGGTGGACTCCAACGCCCTTCAAAAGCCCAAACGCTTTTTCGGCGCGGCCCGGAACATCGAGGAGGGGGGAAGCCTCACCATCATCGCCACGGCCCTGGTGGACACCGGCAGCCGCATGGACGAGGTGATTTTTGAGGAATTCAAGGGCACGGGCAACATGGAGCTTCAGCTGGACCGGCGCCTCGCCGACAAACGCATGTTCCCGGCCATCGACATCAAGAAGTCCGGCACCCGGAAAGAGGAGCTGCTGCTTCCTGAAAATGTGCTGGCCCGGGTATGGCTGCTTCGAAAAGTGCTTTCCCCGCTCAATCCTTCGGACAGCCTTGAATTTTTACTTGCAAAAATGACCGGAACACCCGATAATCAAAGTTTCATGGATTCCATGAACTCATGA
- a CDS encoding conserved hypothetical protein (Evidence 4 : Unknown function but conserved in other organisms), giving the protein MTDPLFEFDIRRFPPIRGACVVGGSVRDVLAGRPCRDWDLVVLNDAEGFSRKLARTFPGQTGKIARISKPGFEVFRVWSKGVSYDVSEAKGGSIAHDLAQRDFTVNAMAWLPDEKKLIDPLGGRDDLKARVLRMASDRAFKDDPVRLARAFRISGELGLSIEPETRRSISRHAALIRASAPERVREELLMTLSVPDAAPLIERMADAGLLFEIFPELSPLRGCLQNRHHRFDVWGHTLAAFGALDAILKNPGDFFPGREADIQEYFKKGRPALLKCAMLLHDTGKPASRSVDEKGGAHFYGHEKKGARMARAALVRLRFSNRRIDWAAGLIRDHLKPLFLFIHSLRSRRPGGLSAKSKNRFFLKAGASSPALLIHASADILGKGPGRDEKNRAFVAFAGEMMAEYFDGFVPKSARPPLLTGHDLIREFNLAPSPVLGEILSMIHEKRLSAPLSRDQALEMAARFLKDREKGPGKKGP; this is encoded by the coding sequence ATGACCGACCCCTTATTTGAATTCGACATCCGCCGTTTTCCCCCGATCCGCGGGGCCTGTGTCGTAGGCGGCTCGGTCCGCGACGTCCTGGCGGGCCGCCCCTGCCGGGACTGGGATCTCGTCGTGTTAAACGACGCCGAAGGGTTTTCCCGAAAGCTGGCCCGGACCTTTCCCGGCCAAACCGGAAAAATCGCCCGAATCTCAAAGCCGGGCTTTGAGGTTTTCCGGGTGTGGTCCAAGGGCGTGTCATACGACGTGTCCGAGGCAAAGGGCGGCTCCATCGCGCATGACCTGGCGCAAAGGGATTTCACCGTCAACGCCATGGCCTGGCTCCCGGATGAAAAAAAACTCATCGATCCCCTGGGGGGACGGGACGATTTAAAGGCCCGGGTCCTTCGAATGGCCTCGGACCGGGCGTTTAAAGACGATCCCGTCCGGCTGGCCCGGGCTTTCAGAATATCCGGGGAGCTGGGCCTTTCCATCGAGCCGGAGACCCGGCGCTCCATTTCCCGTCACGCCGCCTTGATTCGCGCCTCGGCGCCGGAGCGGGTCCGGGAGGAGCTTTTGATGACGCTTTCCGTGCCCGACGCCGCGCCCCTGATCGAGCGGATGGCCGACGCCGGCCTTTTGTTTGAGATATTCCCGGAGCTTTCGCCCCTCCGGGGATGTCTCCAGAACCGCCACCACCGCTTTGACGTCTGGGGGCACACCCTCGCGGCCTTCGGGGCGCTGGACGCCATTTTAAAAAACCCCGGGGATTTTTTCCCGGGCCGGGAAGCCGACATTCAGGAATATTTTAAAAAAGGCCGGCCGGCCCTTCTCAAATGCGCCATGCTGCTGCATGACACGGGCAAGCCCGCCTCCCGGTCCGTGGATGAAAAGGGCGGCGCGCATTTTTACGGCCACGAAAAAAAGGGGGCCCGCATGGCCCGGGCGGCCCTGGTCCGCCTGAGATTTTCCAACCGCCGGATCGACTGGGCCGCCGGCCTGATCCGGGACCATTTAAAGCCCCTTTTCCTGTTTATTCATTCCCTCCGGTCCCGCCGCCCGGGCGGGCTTTCAGCGAAAAGCAAAAACCGCTTTTTCTTAAAAGCCGGCGCCTCCTCCCCGGCCCTTTTGATCCACGCCTCGGCCGACATACTGGGAAAGGGGCCCGGACGGGACGAAAAAAACCGCGCGTTTGTGGCATTCGCCGGGGAGATGATGGCGGAATACTTTGACGGGTTTGTCCCCAAATCCGCGCGCCCTCCCCTTTTGACCGGACACGACCTCATCCGGGAATTCAACCTGGCGCCCTCGCCGGTCCTGGGCGAAATTCTTTCCATGATCCATGAGAAGCGGCTTTCGGCCCCCCTGTCCCGGGACCAGGCGCTGGAGATGGCGGCGCGTTTTTTAAAGGACCGGGAAAAGGGCCCGGGCAAAAAGGGCCCATGA
- a CDS encoding Oxygen-independent coproporphyrinogen-III oxidase-like protein, translating to MREKADAGLYIHVPFCVKKCPYCDFFSSTDLSGMGEFSRALIREMETRRNPARFDTLYIGGGTPSLLKPAFLEAVRDSVFKIFRMDPDAEITMEINPGTVDFERLTFFKSLGVNRLSVGVQSFSDDILKFLGRIHTAADAEKTIEWARAAGFENISLDLIYGIPGQTPAGWLQTLEHAAKREPSHLSCYTLTYEAGTKMEARRQKGVFRPLSEKIVTRMCKTGVRRLERLGFSRYEISSFSRPGRMSRHNIKYWSGAPYVGLGPSAHSYAGGERSWNPKSLGRYLRDLRQGRAPAAGKERLTQAQKMTEFFYLALRQSRGIDVHAFKRRFRLDFYPSFKRPVSLLIENGLARKGKDRFALTLDGALLLDSAAGLFVEEAEKFD from the coding sequence ATGAGGGAAAAAGCCGACGCCGGGCTCTACATCCATGTCCCGTTCTGCGTCAAAAAATGCCCCTACTGCGATTTCTTCTCCTCAACAGACCTGTCCGGGATGGGGGAGTTTTCACGGGCGCTGATCCGGGAAATGGAGACGCGCCGGAACCCGGCCCGGTTCGACACCCTTTACATCGGCGGGGGAACCCCGTCGCTTCTGAAACCGGCATTTCTGGAGGCCGTCCGGGACTCGGTTTTCAAAATCTTTCGCATGGACCCCGACGCCGAGATCACCATGGAGATCAACCCCGGGACTGTGGATTTTGAAAGACTGACATTTTTCAAAAGCCTGGGCGTCAACCGCTTAAGCGTGGGGGTCCAGTCTTTTTCCGACGATATTTTAAAATTCCTGGGCCGGATTCACACAGCCGCCGACGCCGAAAAAACCATTGAATGGGCCAGGGCCGCGGGGTTTGAAAACATCTCCCTGGATTTGATATACGGAATTCCGGGCCAGACCCCCGCGGGCTGGCTCCAGACCCTTGAGCATGCGGCGAAACGCGAGCCGTCCCATCTGTCGTGCTACACGCTCACATACGAGGCCGGAACGAAAATGGAGGCGCGCCGCCAAAAAGGCGTCTTTCGGCCCCTTTCGGAAAAAATCGTGACACGCATGTGTAAAACCGGGGTCCGCCGTCTTGAGCGCCTGGGCTTTTCCCGGTATGAGATCTCCAGTTTTTCCCGGCCGGGCCGCATGTCCCGCCACAATATCAAATACTGGTCCGGGGCGCCCTATGTCGGGCTGGGGCCCTCGGCCCATTCCTATGCCGGCGGGGAACGGTCCTGGAACCCCAAAAGCCTGGGGCGCTATCTTCGGGATTTGAGACAGGGCCGGGCGCCCGCGGCCGGAAAGGAGCGGCTCACCCAGGCCCAGAAAATGACGGAGTTTTTTTACCTGGCCTTAAGACAAAGCCGGGGAATCGACGTCCATGCGTTCAAACGGCGCTTCAGGCTTGACTTTTACCCGTCCTTCAAACGCCCCGTCTCCCTTCTGATTGAAAACGGCCTGGCGCGAAAGGGAAAGGACCGCTTCGCCCTGACCCTGGACGGGGCGCTGCTTCTGGACAGCGCGGCGGGACTGTTTGTGGAGGAGGCCGAAAAATTCGATTGA
- a CDS encoding ATP-dependent DNA ligase, which translates to MKKFFLIAVCLAAGVFPAPFSARAHFGMVIPSDSMVGPKDPRVLKLEASFSHPFEGAGMDMEKPKVFGALAQGKKTDLTGSLKQTRIMGGAAWRADFAVKRPGAHIFYMEPRPYFEPAEDCFIIHHTKTVAAVFGDDEGWDAEVGLKTEIVPVTRPFGLYAGNLFQGIVKKDGRPVPHARVEVEFYNREKKLRAPADDMITQTVKADANGLFSYAAPIPGWWGFSALTRADHTLKHKGEDKDVELGAVIWVRFHPFLSSD; encoded by the coding sequence ATGAAAAAATTTTTTTTGATCGCCGTGTGTCTGGCAGCGGGCGTTTTTCCGGCGCCGTTTTCGGCGCGGGCCCATTTCGGCATGGTCATCCCGTCCGATTCCATGGTGGGTCCCAAAGACCCCCGGGTTCTCAAACTGGAGGCGTCGTTTTCCCATCCCTTTGAGGGCGCGGGCATGGACATGGAAAAACCCAAAGTATTCGGCGCCCTCGCCCAGGGAAAAAAAACGGACCTGACCGGGTCTTTGAAACAAACCCGGATCATGGGCGGCGCGGCCTGGCGGGCGGATTTCGCCGTCAAACGCCCGGGCGCCCATATCTTTTACATGGAGCCCCGGCCCTATTTTGAGCCGGCCGAGGACTGTTTCATCATCCATCACACCAAGACCGTGGCGGCGGTCTTCGGGGACGACGAGGGCTGGGACGCCGAGGTCGGGCTCAAAACCGAGATCGTCCCCGTGACCCGGCCATTCGGGCTGTACGCCGGCAACCTGTTCCAGGGAATCGTGAAAAAAGACGGCCGGCCCGTCCCCCACGCCCGGGTGGAGGTGGAGTTTTACAACCGGGAGAAAAAACTCCGGGCGCCCGCCGACGATATGATCACCCAGACCGTCAAGGCCGACGCGAACGGCCTTTTCAGCTACGCGGCGCCCATTCCCGGCTGGTGGGGATTTTCGGCGCTGACCCGGGCGGATCACACGCTCAAACACAAGGGCGAAGACAAGGATGTGGAGCTGGGCGCCGTGATATGGGTCCGGTTTCACCCGTTTCTTTCCAGCGACTGA
- a CDS encoding Cobalamin biosynthesis protein CbiM: MHISEGVLTPEILAAGAVLAVAGAAIGLKKTRSRDIPAMGILSAAFFVASLIHIPVGPVSAHLVLNGLLGLVLGWRAFPAILTGVMLQALLFQFGGITAIGVNAVNMALPAIVCFLVFKKGARPESSPRLFMATAFACGFFSVLLSAALIALSLSLAGDAFVPAAKVAAVAHFPLMVIEGVITSACAMFLRKTKPELLGGGA, encoded by the coding sequence ATGCACATCTCCGAAGGGGTTCTGACCCCGGAAATTCTGGCGGCCGGGGCCGTCCTGGCCGTGGCCGGGGCCGCCATCGGCCTTAAAAAAACCCGGAGCCGGGACATTCCGGCCATGGGAATTTTATCCGCCGCGTTTTTCGTGGCCTCTCTCATTCACATTCCCGTGGGGCCGGTTTCGGCCCACCTGGTTTTGAACGGCCTTCTGGGCCTGGTCCTGGGATGGCGGGCCTTTCCCGCCATTCTCACCGGCGTGATGCTCCAGGCCCTTCTTTTCCAGTTCGGAGGGATCACCGCCATCGGCGTGAACGCGGTGAACATGGCCCTGCCGGCGATAGTGTGTTTTCTTGTTTTCAAAAAAGGCGCCCGGCCGGAATCCAGCCCGCGCCTCTTTATGGCGACGGCGTTCGCCTGCGGATTTTTTTCCGTTCTTTTATCCGCCGCGCTCATCGCCCTGAGCCTTTCTCTGGCCGGGGACGCCTTTGTTCCGGCGGCCAAAGTCGCCGCCGTGGCCCATTTTCCCCTGATGGTCATCGAGGGCGTCATCACATCGGCCTGCGCCATGTTTTTGAGAAAAACAAAACCCGAGCTTCTGGGGGGCGGAGCATGA
- a CDS encoding exported hypothetical protein (Evidence 5 : Unknown function) has protein sequence MTGIRIVSKAAVCALVFAWLASPAMAHRVQVFAWAENGRVFCEGKFSGGRPAKGAEIVVFDPDGHILLKGKTNEKGEFSFPAPSTGVRVVLNASMGHRGEWSVSREEMGPGAAPEKTPGPSAWRVVPGLAAVLALSAAGFFAMRRRETKGRRNL, from the coding sequence ATGACCGGGATTCGGATCGTCTCAAAAGCGGCGGTGTGCGCCCTTGTTTTCGCGTGGCTCGCCTCCCCGGCCATGGCTCACCGGGTCCAGGTGTTCGCCTGGGCGGAAAACGGCCGGGTGTTCTGCGAGGGAAAATTCAGCGGCGGACGGCCGGCCAAAGGGGCCGAAATCGTGGTTTTTGATCCTGACGGACACATTCTTTTAAAGGGAAAGACAAACGAAAAAGGCGAATTTTCCTTTCCTGCCCCCTCCACAGGCGTCCGGGTGGTTTTAAACGCCTCCATGGGGCACCGGGGGGAATGGTCCGTTTCCCGCGAAGAGATGGGACCGGGCGCCGCGCCGGAAAAAACCCCGGGACCCTCCGCCTGGCGGGTCGTCCCGGGTCTGGCCGCTGTCCTGGCCCTTTCTGCGGCCGGGTTTTTCGCGATGAGGCGCCGGGAGACAAAGGGAAGAAGGAATTTATGA
- a CDS encoding Cobalt ECF transporter T component CbiQ, which translates to MNETVIQDSFAARLDPRAKLVSILAFSIFASVANRFSVLLILFLMGVCMLVLSRAPLPEIFKRLAPVNLMVLFLWCFLPFTFPGDTVFSMGSLSASREGILRAAQISVKCNAIMPALIALTMSSSISDIGRAMRRLGLNEKMTHLFLFAWRYAHVIHTEYGRLLWAAKIRGFSPKNNLHTYRTAAWLAGMTLVKSADRAIRVYNAMLCRGFDGKFYGINEFSMTKTDITVMAAMGAAVAGLGVVEWAHPIF; encoded by the coding sequence ATGAACGAAACCGTGATCCAGGACTCATTCGCCGCCCGTCTGGACCCCCGGGCCAAGCTCGTGTCGATTCTGGCGTTTTCCATTTTCGCCTCGGTGGCAAACCGCTTTTCGGTTCTTTTGATCCTTTTTCTCATGGGCGTTTGCATGCTCGTTTTATCCCGGGCGCCTTTGCCGGAGATTTTCAAACGCCTGGCGCCGGTGAACCTGATGGTCCTGTTTTTATGGTGTTTTCTTCCCTTCACCTTCCCCGGGGACACGGTTTTCTCCATGGGGTCTTTGTCCGCCTCCCGCGAGGGGATTTTGCGCGCGGCCCAAATTTCCGTCAAGTGTAACGCCATCATGCCGGCGCTGATTGCGCTGACGATGTCCTCCTCCATTTCAGACATCGGCCGGGCCATGCGCCGCCTGGGGCTCAATGAAAAAATGACCCATCTTTTTCTCTTCGCCTGGCGCTACGCGCACGTGATTCACACGGAATACGGGCGTTTGCTCTGGGCCGCCAAAATCCGGGGATTTTCCCCGAAAAACAACCTGCACACCTACCGGACCGCGGCCTGGCTCGCGGGCATGACCCTGGTCAAAAGCGCGGACCGGGCGATTCGGGTTTACAACGCCATGCTGTGCCGGGGGTTTGACGGCAAATTTTACGGAATCAACGAGTTTTCAATGACCAAAACCGATATCACGGTCATGGCGGCCATGGGCGCCGCCGTGGCGGGACTGGGGGTGGTGGAATGGGCGCATCCGATATTCTGA
- a CDS encoding putative ABC transporter ATP-binding protein (Evidence 3 : Putative function from multiple computational evidences; Product type t : transporter), with the protein MGASDILIHLKDVTFSHPGGPPILDRLNFSLSRGERVGLLGPNGSGKSTLFHIIMGLLKPSAGRVEIFGTHMKKEKDFVPVRKRMGLVFQDPDDQLFCPTVLEDVAFGPLNQGKSPKEAAGIARDTLAFLGLDGFEDKSAHKLSGGEKRLVSLATALSMRPEALLLDEPSNGLDEKTRQRLLDVLSGLDISLVLISHNMDFTNALTDSICMVKEGKIITDGVPMAHRHVHVHAFGGQEHSHGHH; encoded by the coding sequence ATGGGCGCATCCGATATTCTGATCCATTTAAAAGACGTGACGTTTTCTCATCCCGGCGGGCCGCCGATCCTGGACCGGCTGAATTTCAGCCTGTCACGGGGGGAGCGCGTCGGTCTTCTGGGCCCCAACGGGAGCGGGAAAAGCACGCTTTTCCACATCATCATGGGCCTGTTGAAGCCTTCGGCCGGGCGTGTGGAGATTTTCGGAACACACATGAAAAAAGAAAAGGATTTTGTCCCGGTCCGCAAGCGCATGGGCCTGGTGTTCCAGGACCCGGACGATCAGCTTTTTTGCCCCACGGTTCTGGAGGACGTGGCCTTCGGACCCCTGAACCAGGGCAAAAGCCCGAAGGAGGCGGCCGGCATCGCCCGCGATACCCTGGCCTTTCTGGGCCTTGACGGCTTTGAGGACAAAAGCGCCCACAAGCTTTCCGGGGGCGAGAAACGCCTGGTGTCTCTGGCCACGGCCCTTTCCATGCGGCCCGAGGCGCTGCTTCTGGACGAGCCGTCCAACGGCCTGGATGAAAAAACCCGCCAGAGGCTTCTGGACGTCCTGTCCGGCCTGGACATCTCCCTGGTCCTGATCTCCCACAACATGGATTTCACGAACGCGCTCACCGACTCCATTTGCATGGTGAAGGAGGGAAAAATCATCACGGACGGCGTTCCCATGGCCCACCGGCATGTGCATGTTCATGCCTTCGGCGGGCAGGAGCATTCCCACGGGCATCATTGA
- the ngoBIM gene encoding Modification methylase NgoBI: MKNQNKAATPFIDLFAGIGGFRHAIQNAGKEAHSRVECVFSSEIDKECQKVYRENFGDTPHGDITEIPAESIPDHDILLAGFPCQPFSIIGNRKGFEDTRGTLFFDIARIIQAKKPAAFVLENVKLLVGHNQGKTFKRILETLAELGYDCHWRALNALDFGLPQKRERVFIAGFKKPCRYEWPEEKIPMRPLADILEKNVPEKFYASEHIRQKRLAKQKPTKEITVWHENKAGHISAYPFSCALRAGASHNYLLVNGERRLTPREMLRLQGFPEDFKIMSSYTQTRKQAGNSLPVPAAQAVIRNVMRALGREAGFVPDFPCEKENKR; this comes from the coding sequence ATGAAAAACCAAAACAAAGCCGCGACCCCATTCATCGATCTTTTCGCCGGCATAGGCGGTTTTCGCCATGCCATCCAGAACGCCGGCAAGGAGGCTCATTCGCGTGTGGAGTGCGTGTTTTCCAGCGAGATAGACAAAGAGTGTCAAAAAGTTTACAGGGAAAATTTTGGAGACACGCCCCATGGAGACATCACCGAAATCCCGGCGGAGTCCATTCCCGATCATGATATTCTTCTGGCGGGGTTCCCGTGCCAGCCTTTCAGCATCATCGGAAACAGGAAAGGGTTTGAAGACACCCGGGGGACTTTGTTTTTTGATATCGCCCGGATCATCCAGGCGAAAAAACCCGCCGCCTTTGTCCTGGAAAATGTGAAATTGCTGGTGGGCCACAACCAGGGAAAAACATTTAAAAGGATATTGGAAACGCTCGCGGAGCTGGGGTATGATTGCCATTGGAGGGCGCTGAACGCCCTTGATTTCGGCCTGCCGCAAAAAAGAGAGCGGGTGTTCATCGCGGGTTTTAAAAAGCCATGCCGCTATGAGTGGCCGGAAGAAAAAATTCCCATGCGGCCTTTGGCCGACATTCTGGAAAAAAATGTGCCTGAAAAATTTTACGCGTCTGAGCATATCCGTCAAAAACGGCTTGCAAAACAAAAGCCCACAAAAGAAATCACGGTGTGGCACGAAAACAAGGCCGGCCACATCAGCGCCTATCCGTTTTCATGCGCTTTAAGGGCCGGCGCCTCCCACAATTATCTCCTGGTGAATGGAGAAAGGAGGCTCACGCCAAGGGAGATGCTCCGGCTGCAGGGTTTTCCTGAAGATTTTAAAATTATGTCCAGCTACACCCAGACACGAAAGCAGGCGGGGAACAGCCTGCCTGTCCCGGCGGCCCAGGCGGTGATCCGAAACGTGATGCGGGCTTTGGGCCGCGAGGCGGGATTTGTCCCGGATTTTCCTTGTGAGAAGGAAAATAAGCGCTGA
- a CDS encoding conserved hypothetical protein (Evidence 4 : Unknown function but conserved in other organisms) — translation MVAICRENALRHTKIIREPKNESPFPEYFDWADHIATRELSTQKTENYVYHLNKAAADLDILLNIFRPYMPAGYFDSWKKEWRGPSLSAAWIHDIGMVTERRDHGVRSAEALFENDLGFDFQGISVEDRIKIGLLCIRHHNGWPGTFGQMKRILEEKRPAHADILGRLFQSPDEPRWDLDFSGKLISTADFLRYRGKRLKNDLKQPFFIWSECEGCETVYGRQRDFCSTSNCDSNPAPTVVVRHDFKNQGPDPEIPVYDHPGSGKIKKTNGNIAGGGAYVPVRENYQIFTRGDMSLFDVAIIDLKAWMDDLTQKRIDYTAIIPYIYDEDDKVTDQYKTVARVNLDVLNMDAAVFAFQKYIADFLRENITTENDDMNPAFQNNSVLHIILSDQSLFSAKIPNETGLTPEVKNAVKKIKTKFRRWREHDIVLPVEIEKKKLKVISL, via the coding sequence ATGGTCGCGATATGCCGGGAAAACGCGCTGCGTCACACAAAAATCATCCGCGAGCCGAAAAACGAAAGCCCTTTTCCCGAATACTTTGACTGGGCGGATCATATCGCCACACGAGAACTATCCACACAAAAAACCGAAAATTACGTGTATCATCTGAATAAAGCCGCCGCTGATCTTGACATCCTTCTGAATATTTTCAGGCCTTATATGCCGGCCGGATATTTTGATTCCTGGAAAAAAGAATGGCGCGGGCCGTCTTTGTCGGCCGCCTGGATTCATGATATAGGCATGGTGACGGAACGGCGCGATCATGGCGTTAGAAGCGCTGAAGCGCTCTTTGAAAATGATCTTGGATTCGATTTTCAAGGGATATCTGTTGAAGACCGAATTAAAATAGGATTGCTTTGCATTAGACACCACAATGGCTGGCCCGGGACTTTTGGCCAAATGAAGAGGATTCTTGAAGAAAAAAGGCCGGCCCATGCAGATATTTTAGGCCGGCTTTTTCAGTCCCCGGACGAGCCCCGATGGGACCTTGATTTTTCAGGAAAATTGATTTCCACAGCGGACTTTTTGCGTTACAGGGGAAAGCGTCTGAAAAATGATCTGAAACAGCCGTTTTTCATATGGTCGGAGTGCGAAGGCTGTGAAACGGTTTATGGAAGGCAAAGGGATTTTTGCTCCACCTCCAACTGTGATTCAAACCCCGCGCCGACGGTTGTGGTCCGCCATGATTTCAAAAACCAGGGTCCTGATCCTGAAATCCCGGTTTATGACCACCCGGGTTCGGGAAAAATAAAAAAAACAAACGGCAACATCGCCGGCGGCGGCGCCTATGTTCCGGTTCGGGAAAACTATCAAATATTTACACGGGGCGATATGTCGCTTTTTGATGTGGCGATCATCGATCTTAAAGCGTGGATGGATGATTTGACCCAAAAAAGAATTGATTACACGGCGATTATTCCCTATATTTACGATGAAGACGATAAGGTGACGGATCAATATAAAACCGTGGCCCGGGTCAATCTGGATGTTTTGAATATGGACGCGGCTGTCTTTGCTTTCCAAAAATATATCGCGGATTTTTTGCGGGAAAACATCACAACGGAAAACGACGACATGAATCCGGCTTTTCAAAACAATTCCGTGCTTCATATCATTCTTTCGGATCAGTCTCTTTTTTCGGCAAAGATCCCCAACGAAACAGGCTTGACCCCTGAAGTGAAAAACGCCGTGAAAAAGATTAAAACAAAATTTCGCCGGTGGCGGGAGCATGACATTGTGCTCCCGGTGGAAATCGAGAAAAAAAAGCTTAAGGTGATTTCTTTATGA